A window of Juglans regia cultivar Chandler chromosome 7, Walnut 2.0, whole genome shotgun sequence contains these coding sequences:
- the LOC109009100 gene encoding OVARIAN TUMOR DOMAIN-containing deubiquitinating enzyme 7 isoform X1 gives MVKTKHQTGKPMKKQPRVKKHGKPADLSQFRTQLDALGLKIVQVTADGNCFFRALADQLEGNEEEHKKYRSMVVEYILKNREMFEPFIEDDAPFDEYCQSMEKEGTWAGHMELQAASLVTHCNICIHRNMSPRWYIRNFDERGARMVHLSYHDEEHYNSVRLKEDTCGGPARPIIIKADADLSATAHQSKVAVNRSKGGTGEGCIHAGSVKMVMAASGCQDSEKVNQVLGQVYGDVDLAIEFLIAEQGTEDCLVKTDSFPGEVDTSNGVDENENCEQPEEKQVENIDKQDVSSNSVERSHDDSSSQQDDKRISRNKVCPCGSKKKYKACCGAVAGRSSAKFVVNHSIDSRKARKERQQGKKCGTAKAAPTHGSDGGPPDMGALCI, from the exons ATGGTGAAGACAAAGCACCAAACCGGGAAACCTATGAAGAAGCAGCCTCGT GTCAAAAAGCACGGAAAGCCGGCAGATCTTTCTCAGTTCCGTACTCAGCTTGATGCATTGGGCCTAAAAATTGTCCAAGTGACTGCAGATGGCAATTGTTTTTTCAG gGCGCTTGCAGATCAGTTGGAAGGAAATGAAGAGGAACATAAAAAGTATCGCAGCATGGTGGTAGAATATATTTTG AAGAATCGCGAAATGTTTGAACCATTTATTGAGGATGATGCACCGTTTGATGAATATTGCCAATCCATGGAAAAGGAAGGCACATGGGCTGGACATATGGAATTGCAGGCTGCTTCTCTTGTTACCCATTGTAATATATGCATTCACAGA AATATGTCACCCCGATGGTACATTCGTAATTTTGATGAACGTGGAGCTCGGATGGTCCATTT ATCTTATCACGATGAAGAACATTACAATAGTGTGCGGTTAAAGGAAGACACTTGTGGTGGGCCAGCTAGGCCAATCATTATCAAG GCGGATGCTGATCTTTCAGCAACAGCTCATCAATCAAAAGTTGCAGTCAATCGATCCAAAGGAGGAACGGGCGAGGGTTGTATTCATGCTGGATCCGTCAAAATGGTTATGGCAGCAAGTGGATGTCAAGATTCTGAAAAAGTGAATCAG GTTCTAGGGCAAGTATATGGTGATGTTGATCTTGCGATAGAGTTTCTTATAGCAGAACAAGGAACAGAAGACTGCTTGGTGAAAACTGATTCATTTCCTGGTGAAGTAGATACTTCCAATG GTGtagatgaaaatgaaaattgcGAGCAACCTGAGGAAAAACAAGTAGAGAACATCGACAAACAAGATGTTTCCAGTAATAGTGTTGAAAGAAGTCATGATGATAGTAGTTCCCAGCAAGATGACAAG AGGATCTCAAGAAATAAGGTCTGCCCATGTGGTTCAAAGAAGAAATACAAGGCTTGTTGTGGAGCAGTCGCTGGAAGATCCTCTGCGAAGTTTGTTGT AAACCATTCAATTGACTCTAGAAAGGCTAGAAAGGAACGGCAGCAAGGCAAGAAATGTGGAACTGCTAAAGCTGCACCAACTCATGGATCTGATGGAGGGCCGCCTGACATGGGTGCACTTTGTATTTGA
- the LOC109009100 gene encoding OVARIAN TUMOR DOMAIN-containing deubiquitinating enzyme 7 isoform X2 — protein MVKTKHQTGKPMKKQPRVKKHGKPADLSQFRTQLDALGLKIVQVTADGNCFFRALADQLEGNEEEHKKYRSMVKNREMFEPFIEDDAPFDEYCQSMEKEGTWAGHMELQAASLVTHCNICIHRNMSPRWYIRNFDERGARMVHLSYHDEEHYNSVRLKEDTCGGPARPIIIKADADLSATAHQSKVAVNRSKGGTGEGCIHAGSVKMVMAASGCQDSEKVNQVLGQVYGDVDLAIEFLIAEQGTEDCLVKTDSFPGEVDTSNGVDENENCEQPEEKQVENIDKQDVSSNSVERSHDDSSSQQDDKRISRNKVCPCGSKKKYKACCGAVAGRSSAKFVVNHSIDSRKARKERQQGKKCGTAKAAPTHGSDGGPPDMGALCI, from the exons ATGGTGAAGACAAAGCACCAAACCGGGAAACCTATGAAGAAGCAGCCTCGT GTCAAAAAGCACGGAAAGCCGGCAGATCTTTCTCAGTTCCGTACTCAGCTTGATGCATTGGGCCTAAAAATTGTCCAAGTGACTGCAGATGGCAATTGTTTTTTCAG gGCGCTTGCAGATCAGTTGGAAGGAAATGAAGAGGAACATAAAAAGTATCGCAGCATGGTG AAGAATCGCGAAATGTTTGAACCATTTATTGAGGATGATGCACCGTTTGATGAATATTGCCAATCCATGGAAAAGGAAGGCACATGGGCTGGACATATGGAATTGCAGGCTGCTTCTCTTGTTACCCATTGTAATATATGCATTCACAGA AATATGTCACCCCGATGGTACATTCGTAATTTTGATGAACGTGGAGCTCGGATGGTCCATTT ATCTTATCACGATGAAGAACATTACAATAGTGTGCGGTTAAAGGAAGACACTTGTGGTGGGCCAGCTAGGCCAATCATTATCAAG GCGGATGCTGATCTTTCAGCAACAGCTCATCAATCAAAAGTTGCAGTCAATCGATCCAAAGGAGGAACGGGCGAGGGTTGTATTCATGCTGGATCCGTCAAAATGGTTATGGCAGCAAGTGGATGTCAAGATTCTGAAAAAGTGAATCAG GTTCTAGGGCAAGTATATGGTGATGTTGATCTTGCGATAGAGTTTCTTATAGCAGAACAAGGAACAGAAGACTGCTTGGTGAAAACTGATTCATTTCCTGGTGAAGTAGATACTTCCAATG GTGtagatgaaaatgaaaattgcGAGCAACCTGAGGAAAAACAAGTAGAGAACATCGACAAACAAGATGTTTCCAGTAATAGTGTTGAAAGAAGTCATGATGATAGTAGTTCCCAGCAAGATGACAAG AGGATCTCAAGAAATAAGGTCTGCCCATGTGGTTCAAAGAAGAAATACAAGGCTTGTTGTGGAGCAGTCGCTGGAAGATCCTCTGCGAAGTTTGTTGT AAACCATTCAATTGACTCTAGAAAGGCTAGAAAGGAACGGCAGCAAGGCAAGAAATGTGGAACTGCTAAAGCTGCACCAACTCATGGATCTGATGGAGGGCCGCCTGACATGGGTGCACTTTGTATTTGA
- the LOC109009098 gene encoding filament-like plant protein 7 isoform X2: MDHKTWLWRKKSSEKTIISADTIHNSSKGNEEETLLTEKAELEKDLKILNDKLSSALSECEAKDELEKKHAKTAQEAISDWEKAEAEVASLRQELDEALQQRVAGEERSVQLDVALRECMQQLRFVREEQEKRIHDAVMKTSKEFEKSQMVLEEKLAETSKRLAKIGIENSHLTNALLAKEKSIEDVNKQLTQKEADFSALMTRLQSMEKDNASLKYEVRVLEKELEIRNEEREFNRRTADASHKQHLESVKKIAKLESECQRLRLLVRKRLPGPAALAKMKNEVEMLGRDSVEMRRRKLNTTAFMVDSAVDDSPENPTQRIGILADQLCAMEEENKNLKETIHKKANELQFSRVMYARTASKLSQVELQLEEESKGQSIVEPSRITLMSHDLSLASMSDIGSDDKVSCAGSWASALITELEHFRNGKQKGSPSSKTIGTSDINLMDDFVEMERLALVSVDKPFGSSQVSSREVHAISRPLDESSSELAGMQIVPLSDSESGFNVSNQEIRSKDTSISKVPGWLQDILKVLLEQNRITQRNPDELLEDIREALPYIYSPNSISVVDAGERTNNPDAFNAPILSGYISEKASNKSSVMVLSDVDVLLTEKSNPQLQLDLRKSIGKIIELIEGISLSSLDYDNPDTLARKDGNTFTYKNSETASGYMVRVFQWKISELGAVLQQFVRTCDDLLSGKANIDKFAQELTISLEWIMNHCFSLQDVSNMREAIMKHFDCDESRSESEAEVGTIGHFSEAGRVPREYLSYLPLTAASNGNRLQSTVKEENRNPIEELMNLKSAKKDLEGRPQSATDTSESLMSQLHESEKTIASLQTELETLKKSTQKIENQIKSHKLTNEDLDRQLTVARVELNEARQKFSSLEVELDDKNNCCEELEATCLELQLQLESVTKKKSPSNDPNQEEKQLRTDWEITAASEKLAECQETILNLGKQLKALAAPKEAALFDKVIASPMHTASTTPTTATTPTPPKDKIMNQRTSLLDKMLAEDDAAAKNLKSPKTKEIDGNFTRKINGPFQPPENIIVLNGVRYEDDNASARSLAIVASKKRGGGSLWRKLLWRKKKGTSKKAPLLFVP; this comes from the exons ATGGACCACAAGACATGGCTTTGGAGGAAGAAATCTTCAGAGAAGACCATCATCTCAGCTGACACAATACACAACTCttcaaaaggaaatgaagaagaG ACACTTCTGACAGAGAAAGCCGAATTGGAGAAAGACCTGAAAATCCTAAATGATAAGCTTTCTTCAGCCCTCTCCGAGTGTGAAGCTAAAGATGAACTTGAAAAGAAGCACGCAAAGACAGCCCAGGAAGCAATTTCAG ACTGGGAGAAGGCAGAAGCAGAAGTAGCATCCCTAAGGCAAGAATTAGATGAAGCTTTGCAACAGAGAGTAGCTGGTGAAGAAAGGTCTGTGCAATTGGACGTGGCACTCAGGGAATGTATGCAACAGCTACGTTTTGTTCGAGAAGAGCAGGAGAAAAGAATTCATGATGCTGTTATGAAGACGtctaaagaatttgaaaaatctcaGATGGTTTTAGAGGAGAAGTTAGCAGAGACCAGTAAGAGGCTTGCCAAAATAGGCATTGAAAATTCTCACCTTACCAACGCTCTCTTAGCAAAGGAAAAGTCAATTGAAGATGTTAATAAACAGTTGACTCAGAAGGAGGCAGATTTTAGTGCACTAATGACTAGATTACAATCCATGGAGAAAGATAATGCTTCTCTGAAGTATGAGGTTCGAGTCCTCGAGAAGGAGCTTGAGATCCGAAATGAGGAAAGAGAATTTAATCGTCGAACAGCTGATGCATCTCACAAGCAACAcctagagagtgtgaagaaaataGCAAAGTTGGAATCGGAGTGTCAGAGGTTGCGTCTCCTAGTCAGGAAGCGACTGCCAGGACCTGCTGCTttagcaaaaatgaaaaatgaagttGAGATGCTGGGAAGGGATTCAGTTGAAATGAGGAGAAGGAAGTTGAATACAACTGCTTTCATGGTTGACTCTGCAGTTGATGACTCTCCTGAGAATCCAACTCAAAGGATTGGTATTCTTGCTGACCAATTATGTGCTATGGAAGAAGAGAATAAGAATCTCAAGGAAACCATTCATAAAAAAGCAAATGAACTGCAATTTTCGAGGGTAATGTATGCTCGTACAGCATCTAAATTATCACAAGTGGAATTGCAGCTTGAAGAAGAGTCCAAAGGTCAGAGCATCGTAGAGCCATCAAGGATTACTCTTATGTCACATGATCTCTCTCTCGCATCAATGTCTGACATTGGCAGTGATGATAAGGTTAGCTGTGCTGGATCGTGGGCTTCTGCTTTGATTACAGAACTGGAACACTTCAGAAATGGAAAACAAAAGGGTTCACCTTCATCTAAAACTATTGGAACTTCGGACATCAACCTGATGGATGACTTCGTTGAGATGGAAAGATTAGCTTTAGTCTCTGTTGATAAACCATTTGGGAGTTCTCAAGTTTCTTCACGTGAAGTTCATGCAATTTCTCGCCCCTTGGATGAGAGTTCCTCAGAGTTAGCTGGAATGCAGATAGTTCCATTGTCTGACTCTGAATCAGGCTTCAATGTGTCAAACCAGGAAATCAGGTCCAAAGATACATCTATCAGTAAAGTTCCGGGTTGGCTTCAGGATATACTAAAAGTGTTATTGGAGCAAAACCGCATCACTCAGAGAAACCCAGATGAATTACTTGAGGATATCAGAGAAGCTTTGCCATATATCTATAGTCCAAATTCCATCAGTGTTGTTGATGCAGGGGAAAGAACAAACAATCCTGATGCATTTAATGCCCCAATCCTAAGTGGCTACATCTCAGAGAAAGCATCAAATAAATCTTCAGTGATGGTTTTATCAGATGTTGATGTCTTGTTGACAGAAAAGAGCAACCCGCAGTTGCAATTGGATCTTAGAAAGTCAATAGGAAAAATAATTGAGCTTATTGAAGGGATCAGTTTGTCATCTCTGGATTATGATAATCCCGATACCTTGGCCAGAAAGGATGGGAATACATTCACATACAAGAATTCGGAAACAGCTTCCGGGTACATGGTCCGGGTTTTCCAGTGGAAAATTTCTGAACTTGGTGCTGTTTTACAACAATTTGTTCGTACTTGTGATGATCTGTTGAGTGGAAAGGCTAATATAGACAAATTTGCCCAAGAATTAACTATTTCTTTAGAGTGGATTATGAACCATTGCTTTTCCCTACAAGATGTTTCCAACATGAGGGAGGCGATTATGAAGCATTTTGATTGTGATGAATCGCGAAGTGAAAGCGAGGCAGAAGTTGGGACAATTGGTCATTTTTCCGAAGCAGGACGTGTTCCAAGagaatatttatcatatttgccCCTCACTGCTGCTTCAAATGGCAATCGTCTTCAGTCTACAGTAAAGGAAGAAAATAGGAATCCAATAGAGGAATTGATGAATTTGAAGTCTGCAAAGAAAGACTTGGAAGGAAGGCCTCAGTCAGCTACTGATACCAGTGAATCCTTGATGAGTCAGCTCCATGAATCCGAAAAAACCATTGCAAGCTTGCAAACAGAGCTGGaaactctaaaaaaatcaacacaaaagaTTGAGAATCAAATCAAAAGTCACAAGTTGACGAATGAAGATCTTGACAGACAGCTTACAGTGGCCAGAGTGGAACTAAATGAGGCACGGCAGAAGTTTTCATCACTAGAAGTGGAGCTGGATGACAAAAATAACTGTTGTGAAGAATTAGAGGCCACATGTCTTGAACTGCAGCTCCAACTTGAAag TGTTACAAAGAAGAAAAGCCCGAGCAATGACCCCAATCAGGAAGAAAAGCAACTTCGCACT GATTGGGAGATTACAGCTGCTTCAGAGAAGTTGGCAGAGTGCCAGGAGACAATCCTAAACCTTGGAAAGCAGTTGAAGGCATTGGCTGCACCAAAGGAAGCCGCCCTTTTTGACAAGGTCATAGCTAGCCCCATGCACACAGCTTCCACCACCCCCACAACAGCTACAACGCCAACCCCACCCAAGGATAAGATCATGAACCAGCGCACGTCTTTACTTGATAAGATGCTAGCGGAGGATGATGCTGCAGCTAAGAATCTTAAATCTCCAAAGACAAAAGAAATAGATGGAAATTTCACTAGAAAAATTAACGGGCCATTCCAGCCTCcagaaaatattattgttttaaatggGGTTAGATACGAGGATGACAACGCCTCAGCCAGGAGTCTTGCTATTGTGGCTAGCAAAAAACGGGGAGGTGGGAGTT
- the LOC109009098 gene encoding filament-like plant protein 7 isoform X1, with translation MDHKTWLWRKKSSEKTIISADTIHNSSKGNEEEIQTLLTEKAELEKDLKILNDKLSSALSECEAKDELEKKHAKTAQEAISDWEKAEAEVASLRQELDEALQQRVAGEERSVQLDVALRECMQQLRFVREEQEKRIHDAVMKTSKEFEKSQMVLEEKLAETSKRLAKIGIENSHLTNALLAKEKSIEDVNKQLTQKEADFSALMTRLQSMEKDNASLKYEVRVLEKELEIRNEEREFNRRTADASHKQHLESVKKIAKLESECQRLRLLVRKRLPGPAALAKMKNEVEMLGRDSVEMRRRKLNTTAFMVDSAVDDSPENPTQRIGILADQLCAMEEENKNLKETIHKKANELQFSRVMYARTASKLSQVELQLEEESKGQSIVEPSRITLMSHDLSLASMSDIGSDDKVSCAGSWASALITELEHFRNGKQKGSPSSKTIGTSDINLMDDFVEMERLALVSVDKPFGSSQVSSREVHAISRPLDESSSELAGMQIVPLSDSESGFNVSNQEIRSKDTSISKVPGWLQDILKVLLEQNRITQRNPDELLEDIREALPYIYSPNSISVVDAGERTNNPDAFNAPILSGYISEKASNKSSVMVLSDVDVLLTEKSNPQLQLDLRKSIGKIIELIEGISLSSLDYDNPDTLARKDGNTFTYKNSETASGYMVRVFQWKISELGAVLQQFVRTCDDLLSGKANIDKFAQELTISLEWIMNHCFSLQDVSNMREAIMKHFDCDESRSESEAEVGTIGHFSEAGRVPREYLSYLPLTAASNGNRLQSTVKEENRNPIEELMNLKSAKKDLEGRPQSATDTSESLMSQLHESEKTIASLQTELETLKKSTQKIENQIKSHKLTNEDLDRQLTVARVELNEARQKFSSLEVELDDKNNCCEELEATCLELQLQLESVTKKKSPSNDPNQEEKQLRTDWEITAASEKLAECQETILNLGKQLKALAAPKEAALFDKVIASPMHTASTTPTTATTPTPPKDKIMNQRTSLLDKMLAEDDAAAKNLKSPKTKEIDGNFTRKINGPFQPPENIIVLNGVRYEDDNASARSLAIVASKKRGGGSLWRKLLWRKKKGTSKKAPLLFVP, from the exons ATGGACCACAAGACATGGCTTTGGAGGAAGAAATCTTCAGAGAAGACCATCATCTCAGCTGACACAATACACAACTCttcaaaaggaaatgaagaagaG atACAGACACTTCTGACAGAGAAAGCCGAATTGGAGAAAGACCTGAAAATCCTAAATGATAAGCTTTCTTCAGCCCTCTCCGAGTGTGAAGCTAAAGATGAACTTGAAAAGAAGCACGCAAAGACAGCCCAGGAAGCAATTTCAG ACTGGGAGAAGGCAGAAGCAGAAGTAGCATCCCTAAGGCAAGAATTAGATGAAGCTTTGCAACAGAGAGTAGCTGGTGAAGAAAGGTCTGTGCAATTGGACGTGGCACTCAGGGAATGTATGCAACAGCTACGTTTTGTTCGAGAAGAGCAGGAGAAAAGAATTCATGATGCTGTTATGAAGACGtctaaagaatttgaaaaatctcaGATGGTTTTAGAGGAGAAGTTAGCAGAGACCAGTAAGAGGCTTGCCAAAATAGGCATTGAAAATTCTCACCTTACCAACGCTCTCTTAGCAAAGGAAAAGTCAATTGAAGATGTTAATAAACAGTTGACTCAGAAGGAGGCAGATTTTAGTGCACTAATGACTAGATTACAATCCATGGAGAAAGATAATGCTTCTCTGAAGTATGAGGTTCGAGTCCTCGAGAAGGAGCTTGAGATCCGAAATGAGGAAAGAGAATTTAATCGTCGAACAGCTGATGCATCTCACAAGCAACAcctagagagtgtgaagaaaataGCAAAGTTGGAATCGGAGTGTCAGAGGTTGCGTCTCCTAGTCAGGAAGCGACTGCCAGGACCTGCTGCTttagcaaaaatgaaaaatgaagttGAGATGCTGGGAAGGGATTCAGTTGAAATGAGGAGAAGGAAGTTGAATACAACTGCTTTCATGGTTGACTCTGCAGTTGATGACTCTCCTGAGAATCCAACTCAAAGGATTGGTATTCTTGCTGACCAATTATGTGCTATGGAAGAAGAGAATAAGAATCTCAAGGAAACCATTCATAAAAAAGCAAATGAACTGCAATTTTCGAGGGTAATGTATGCTCGTACAGCATCTAAATTATCACAAGTGGAATTGCAGCTTGAAGAAGAGTCCAAAGGTCAGAGCATCGTAGAGCCATCAAGGATTACTCTTATGTCACATGATCTCTCTCTCGCATCAATGTCTGACATTGGCAGTGATGATAAGGTTAGCTGTGCTGGATCGTGGGCTTCTGCTTTGATTACAGAACTGGAACACTTCAGAAATGGAAAACAAAAGGGTTCACCTTCATCTAAAACTATTGGAACTTCGGACATCAACCTGATGGATGACTTCGTTGAGATGGAAAGATTAGCTTTAGTCTCTGTTGATAAACCATTTGGGAGTTCTCAAGTTTCTTCACGTGAAGTTCATGCAATTTCTCGCCCCTTGGATGAGAGTTCCTCAGAGTTAGCTGGAATGCAGATAGTTCCATTGTCTGACTCTGAATCAGGCTTCAATGTGTCAAACCAGGAAATCAGGTCCAAAGATACATCTATCAGTAAAGTTCCGGGTTGGCTTCAGGATATACTAAAAGTGTTATTGGAGCAAAACCGCATCACTCAGAGAAACCCAGATGAATTACTTGAGGATATCAGAGAAGCTTTGCCATATATCTATAGTCCAAATTCCATCAGTGTTGTTGATGCAGGGGAAAGAACAAACAATCCTGATGCATTTAATGCCCCAATCCTAAGTGGCTACATCTCAGAGAAAGCATCAAATAAATCTTCAGTGATGGTTTTATCAGATGTTGATGTCTTGTTGACAGAAAAGAGCAACCCGCAGTTGCAATTGGATCTTAGAAAGTCAATAGGAAAAATAATTGAGCTTATTGAAGGGATCAGTTTGTCATCTCTGGATTATGATAATCCCGATACCTTGGCCAGAAAGGATGGGAATACATTCACATACAAGAATTCGGAAACAGCTTCCGGGTACATGGTCCGGGTTTTCCAGTGGAAAATTTCTGAACTTGGTGCTGTTTTACAACAATTTGTTCGTACTTGTGATGATCTGTTGAGTGGAAAGGCTAATATAGACAAATTTGCCCAAGAATTAACTATTTCTTTAGAGTGGATTATGAACCATTGCTTTTCCCTACAAGATGTTTCCAACATGAGGGAGGCGATTATGAAGCATTTTGATTGTGATGAATCGCGAAGTGAAAGCGAGGCAGAAGTTGGGACAATTGGTCATTTTTCCGAAGCAGGACGTGTTCCAAGagaatatttatcatatttgccCCTCACTGCTGCTTCAAATGGCAATCGTCTTCAGTCTACAGTAAAGGAAGAAAATAGGAATCCAATAGAGGAATTGATGAATTTGAAGTCTGCAAAGAAAGACTTGGAAGGAAGGCCTCAGTCAGCTACTGATACCAGTGAATCCTTGATGAGTCAGCTCCATGAATCCGAAAAAACCATTGCAAGCTTGCAAACAGAGCTGGaaactctaaaaaaatcaacacaaaagaTTGAGAATCAAATCAAAAGTCACAAGTTGACGAATGAAGATCTTGACAGACAGCTTACAGTGGCCAGAGTGGAACTAAATGAGGCACGGCAGAAGTTTTCATCACTAGAAGTGGAGCTGGATGACAAAAATAACTGTTGTGAAGAATTAGAGGCCACATGTCTTGAACTGCAGCTCCAACTTGAAag TGTTACAAAGAAGAAAAGCCCGAGCAATGACCCCAATCAGGAAGAAAAGCAACTTCGCACT GATTGGGAGATTACAGCTGCTTCAGAGAAGTTGGCAGAGTGCCAGGAGACAATCCTAAACCTTGGAAAGCAGTTGAAGGCATTGGCTGCACCAAAGGAAGCCGCCCTTTTTGACAAGGTCATAGCTAGCCCCATGCACACAGCTTCCACCACCCCCACAACAGCTACAACGCCAACCCCACCCAAGGATAAGATCATGAACCAGCGCACGTCTTTACTTGATAAGATGCTAGCGGAGGATGATGCTGCAGCTAAGAATCTTAAATCTCCAAAGACAAAAGAAATAGATGGAAATTTCACTAGAAAAATTAACGGGCCATTCCAGCCTCcagaaaatattattgttttaaatggGGTTAGATACGAGGATGACAACGCCTCAGCCAGGAGTCTTGCTATTGTGGCTAGCAAAAAACGGGGAGGTGGGAGTT